The proteins below are encoded in one region of Aquisphaera giovannonii:
- a CDS encoding glycoside hydrolase family 3 protein: protein MAIPGAPTGRIAIASPRLIPLPCLLLVALAAIPARAQEPGLAGQPWRNPDLPLEKRVDDLVARLTVEEKVAQMMMATPAIPRLGIPAYHWWNEALHGVARAGRATVFPQAIALAATWNPELHRKIADVISTETRAKHHEAARQGKFDIYQGLTLWSPNINIFRDPRWGRGQETYGEDPYLTGRFGVAFVRGIQGDDPTYLKAVATPKHFAVHSGPEPARHGFNAIASPRDLWETYLVAFEASIREGKAASLMSAYNAVNGESATGSRKLLTDILRGKWGFDGAVVSDVDSVGDIFQGHHFATDLAQASAIAVRAGDDECSGTSFRAIPEALKRGLLTEADLDQAVKRLFRVRFRLGLFDPPDRVAYARIPYSENDTPEHDRMALEAARQSLVLLKNDGTLPLKKDLKTVAVIGPVAKSMPVLLGNYHGIPSKPVTLFEGIRRKLEPRGVKVLSGPPIPLVDGFRDNREIIGEDSLVAEYGKGPGLLREVFHNRDLVGTPASARADRAVDIVWNKYNPLPDVPLEDSSLRWSGSLVPPEAGRYEIGASGEGRFRVWLDGKPLLDRWTGQGFRSAAEAVDLEAGKAYPIRVELTHQGDSASLHLSWKTPAVDRAVERSVALAREADAVILTLGITPELEGEEMRVDAVGFKGGDRTTLALPASQERILKAVAAVGKPTVVVLTGGSALAFDQQPAGAVLLAWYSGQRGGDAVADALVGDYNPGGRLPVTFYRGEKDLPAFEDYSMNGRTYRYYAGPVLYPFGHGLSYTTFAYANLKVEPARLTSAAPVRVTVDVTNTGRVEGDEIAELYLAPPKGAGTNLIRQLRGLKREHLQPGETRTLTFDLPPLALTHVNEAGERVLKPGEIAVSVGGGQPGFAANAVGATLPCDLPQEQVLARP, encoded by the coding sequence ATGGCCATCCCAGGAGCGCCCACCGGGCGCATCGCGATCGCATCGCCGAGGCTCATCCCCCTCCCGTGCTTGCTCCTCGTCGCCCTCGCGGCCATCCCCGCAAGGGCCCAGGAGCCGGGCCTCGCGGGCCAGCCGTGGCGGAACCCGGACCTGCCGCTGGAGAAGCGGGTGGACGACCTGGTCGCTCGGCTGACGGTCGAGGAGAAGGTCGCGCAGATGATGATGGCGACGCCCGCGATCCCGAGGCTCGGCATCCCGGCCTATCACTGGTGGAACGAGGCGCTCCACGGCGTCGCCCGGGCCGGCCGCGCCACCGTCTTCCCCCAGGCGATCGCCCTGGCGGCGACCTGGAATCCCGAGCTCCACCGGAAGATCGCCGACGTCATCAGCACCGAGACCCGGGCCAAGCACCACGAGGCCGCCCGGCAGGGCAAGTTCGACATCTACCAGGGCCTCACGCTCTGGTCCCCGAACATCAACATCTTCCGCGACCCGCGCTGGGGTCGGGGGCAGGAGACCTACGGCGAGGACCCGTACCTGACGGGCCGCTTCGGCGTCGCCTTCGTCCGGGGCATCCAGGGGGACGACCCGACGTACCTGAAGGCCGTGGCCACTCCCAAGCACTTCGCCGTCCACAGCGGGCCGGAGCCCGCGCGCCACGGCTTCAACGCCATCGCCTCGCCGCGGGACCTCTGGGAGACCTACCTCGTCGCCTTCGAGGCGTCCATCCGCGAGGGGAAGGCCGCGTCGTTGATGTCGGCGTACAACGCCGTCAACGGCGAGTCCGCCACGGGCAGCCGCAAGCTGCTCACGGACATCCTCCGCGGCAAGTGGGGCTTCGACGGCGCCGTGGTCTCGGACGTGGACTCGGTCGGCGACATCTTCCAGGGCCACCACTTCGCCACCGACCTGGCCCAGGCCTCCGCCATCGCCGTCCGCGCCGGGGACGACGAGTGCAGCGGCACGAGCTTCCGGGCCATCCCCGAGGCCCTCAAGCGCGGCCTGCTCACCGAGGCGGACCTCGACCAGGCCGTGAAGCGCCTCTTCCGAGTCCGCTTCCGCCTGGGCCTGTTCGACCCGCCGGACCGCGTCGCCTACGCCCGCATCCCCTACTCCGAGAACGACACCCCGGAGCACGACCGGATGGCCCTGGAGGCCGCGCGGCAGAGCCTCGTCCTGCTCAAGAACGACGGCACGCTGCCGCTGAAGAAGGACCTCAAGACGGTGGCCGTCATCGGGCCCGTGGCGAAGAGCATGCCGGTGCTGCTCGGCAATTACCACGGCATCCCGTCGAAGCCCGTCACGCTCTTCGAGGGGATCCGCAGGAAGCTGGAGCCGCGCGGGGTGAAGGTGCTGAGCGGCCCGCCGATCCCGCTCGTGGACGGCTTCCGGGACAACCGCGAGATCATCGGCGAGGATTCGCTCGTCGCCGAGTATGGGAAGGGGCCGGGACTGCTGCGCGAGGTCTTCCACAACCGCGACCTGGTGGGCACCCCGGCTTCCGCCCGTGCCGACCGCGCGGTGGACATCGTCTGGAACAAGTACAATCCGCTGCCGGACGTGCCGCTGGAGGACTCCTCGCTGCGATGGAGCGGCTCGCTCGTCCCGCCGGAGGCCGGCCGCTACGAGATCGGCGCCTCGGGCGAGGGCAGGTTCCGCGTCTGGCTGGACGGCAAGCCGCTCCTCGACCGGTGGACGGGCCAGGGCTTCCGGTCGGCCGCGGAGGCGGTGGACCTCGAGGCGGGGAAGGCGTATCCCATCCGGGTCGAGCTGACGCACCAGGGGGACAGCGCCTCGCTCCACCTCTCGTGGAAGACGCCCGCGGTGGACCGGGCCGTCGAGCGGTCCGTGGCGCTCGCCCGCGAGGCCGACGCGGTCATCCTCACGCTCGGCATCACGCCGGAGCTGGAGGGCGAGGAGATGCGGGTGGACGCCGTCGGCTTCAAGGGGGGCGACCGCACGACCCTCGCGCTGCCGGCCTCGCAGGAGCGGATCCTCAAGGCGGTCGCGGCGGTCGGCAAGCCGACGGTCGTGGTCCTCACGGGCGGCAGCGCCCTGGCCTTCGACCAGCAGCCGGCCGGCGCCGTGCTGCTCGCCTGGTACTCCGGCCAGCGCGGCGGGGACGCCGTGGCGGACGCCCTCGTCGGCGACTACAACCCGGGTGGCCGCCTCCCCGTCACCTTCTACCGCGGCGAGAAGGACCTGCCCGCGTTCGAGGACTACTCGATGAACGGCCGGACCTACCGCTACTACGCGGGGCCGGTCCTCTACCCGTTCGGGCATGGCCTGAGCTACACCACGTTCGCCTACGCCAACCTGAAGGTCGAGCCCGCGCGGCTCACCTCCGCCGCGCCCGTCCGCGTCACCGTGGACGTGACGAACACCGGCCGGGTGGAGGGCGACGAGATCGCCGAGCTCTACCTCG
- a CDS encoding glycosyltransferase family 39 protein: MTLAPKSTAAAACLIAAVAAAATIGQAALSAPPRFDGAGYAVLARSLGEGSGYRAIDHPDRPRHAHFPPGYPAFLAAVWAVTGTSWRAAHLASCACTVAATLLAWLWFRRLYSRDAAFLLGLALAANWIWTRTGSGIQSEPLFLLLGQAAILAATMRPGDRPTAARAAGLGALIAACLLTRQVAIGLALAVFADLGSRRRWRALGIAAATAAALVGPWVAWSAAVGGRSQAGLLLAGEGASGLARRVASQAWFYLQRIPDQVTGPFVEIATVIRPSPRAAGPAAAWVAIASGAVVLGWIVAARGRRRRLAGLVPLLTMPMLLAWPYTEAGRFLIPLIPPLLVGAVEGLSAARRAGMRRLLGARQFPTTARTRRLAAVTLLALSVPYTGYLVATGRSRALAAGASQFDGLCADLLKKAGNHPGPVLTRHPGEVFLATGRQALEVSTSERPGDADASPEEIDRLIERYGVAYVLVDNDRYLNAATTPLGRYANVRRGTSLREISSARSTRSYAVLYEVRRPAPAARHP, from the coding sequence ATGACCCTCGCGCCGAAGTCCACCGCCGCGGCCGCCTGCCTGATCGCGGCCGTCGCGGCGGCGGCGACGATCGGCCAGGCGGCCCTCTCGGCCCCGCCCCGATTCGACGGCGCCGGCTATGCCGTCCTCGCCCGGTCGCTGGGCGAGGGGAGCGGCTACCGGGCGATCGACCACCCGGACCGGCCGCGGCACGCCCATTTCCCGCCCGGGTACCCGGCCTTCCTCGCGGCGGTCTGGGCCGTCACCGGGACCTCGTGGCGGGCCGCGCACCTCGCCTCGTGCGCCTGCACGGTCGCCGCGACGCTCCTGGCCTGGCTCTGGTTCCGGCGCCTCTATTCCAGGGACGCCGCGTTCCTCCTGGGCCTGGCCCTGGCCGCGAACTGGATCTGGACCAGGACCGGCTCGGGCATCCAGTCCGAGCCGCTGTTCCTGCTGCTCGGCCAGGCGGCGATCCTGGCGGCAACGATGAGGCCCGGCGACCGGCCGACGGCGGCCCGGGCGGCCGGGCTCGGCGCCCTGATCGCCGCCTGCTTGCTCACGCGCCAGGTCGCCATCGGCCTGGCCCTGGCGGTTTTCGCCGACCTCGGGTCGAGGCGGCGATGGCGGGCGCTCGGGATCGCGGCGGCGACGGCGGCGGCCCTGGTCGGGCCCTGGGTCGCCTGGTCGGCCGCGGTCGGCGGGCGGTCGCAGGCCGGCCTGCTCCTGGCGGGGGAAGGCGCGTCGGGCCTGGCGAGGCGGGTCGCGTCGCAGGCGTGGTTCTACCTCCAGCGCATCCCCGACCAGGTGACCGGGCCGTTCGTGGAGATCGCCACCGTGATCCGTCCTTCCCCGCGGGCGGCCGGGCCGGCCGCGGCCTGGGTCGCGATCGCCTCCGGCGCCGTGGTGCTGGGCTGGATCGTCGCGGCCCGCGGGCGGAGGCGGCGGCTCGCGGGCCTCGTCCCGTTGCTGACGATGCCGATGCTCCTGGCCTGGCCCTACACGGAGGCCGGTCGGTTCCTGATCCCCCTGATCCCGCCCCTCCTCGTCGGCGCCGTCGAGGGCCTGTCGGCCGCCCGACGGGCGGGGATGCGAAGGCTCCTTGGCGCCAGGCAGTTCCCGACGACCGCCCGGACGCGGAGGCTCGCGGCCGTCACCTTGCTGGCCCTCTCGGTCCCCTACACCGGCTACCTGGTGGCCACGGGCCGCTCGCGAGCCCTGGCCGCGGGCGCAAGTCAGTTCGACGGCTTGTGCGCCGATCTGCTGAAGAAGGCCGGCAATCACCCCGGGCCGGTGCTGACTCGCCATCCCGGCGAGGTCTTCCTGGCGACAGGACGGCAGGCTCTCGAGGTCTCCACGTCCGAGCGCCCCGGCGACGCGGACGCCTCGCCGGAGGAGATCGACCGGCTGATCGAGCGCTACGGGGTCGCCTACGTCCTCGTCGACAACGACCGCTACCTGAACGCCGCCACCACCCCCCTGGGCCGTTACGCGAACGTGCGGCGGGGGACGTCGCTGAGGGAAATCTCCTCCGCCCGCTCGACCCGATCCTACGCGGTCCTGTACGAGGTCCGCCGGCCCGCACCGGCGGCGAGGCACCCCTGA
- a CDS encoding sigma-70 family RNA polymerase sigma factor — MYPIRAKECGVANPMQTYFREINESGLLTALEERELAEAIRRGDDGARGRLIQSNLRLVVKIAREFLHRGMTLEDLIGEGNLGLIRAAEDYDPRFGTRFSTYASYWIKQAIRHALINTTSTIRLPAHLYGLLAKFRRAERALCRERGRMPSFDEVAAHLGLSEVQKGMVDKARRAGQLKLESNLGDDGDSWSPDEAVDTSETPNIDLDRADERAEVLKRMGRLDDRERMVLQLRFGLEGNVPQTLTEIGRRMGVTREWVRKIEVRAVSKLAAAAAAPAGSAPCSSAKASAPRRGPRRIAARRELAVSHSA; from the coding sequence ATGTATCCGATCCGGGCGAAGGAATGCGGCGTCGCGAACCCGATGCAGACCTACTTCCGCGAGATCAATGAGTCCGGGCTGCTCACCGCCCTCGAGGAGCGGGAGCTGGCCGAGGCCATCCGCCGCGGCGACGATGGGGCCCGCGGGCGGCTGATCCAGTCCAACCTCCGCCTGGTGGTGAAGATCGCCCGCGAGTTCCTCCACCGCGGCATGACCCTGGAGGACCTGATCGGCGAGGGGAACCTCGGCTTGATCCGGGCCGCGGAGGACTACGACCCCCGATTCGGCACCCGCTTCAGCACCTACGCCAGCTACTGGATCAAGCAGGCGATCCGCCACGCCCTGATCAACACGACCTCCACCATCCGCCTGCCCGCCCACCTGTACGGCCTGCTCGCGAAGTTCCGGCGGGCCGAGAGGGCCCTCTGCCGCGAGCGGGGCCGGATGCCGAGCTTCGACGAGGTGGCCGCCCACCTGGGCCTCAGCGAGGTCCAGAAGGGTATGGTAGACAAGGCGAGGCGGGCCGGCCAGCTCAAGCTCGAGAGCAACCTCGGCGACGACGGCGATTCCTGGTCGCCCGACGAGGCGGTGGACACCTCCGAGACCCCGAACATCGACCTGGACCGGGCCGACGAGCGGGCCGAGGTCCTGAAGCGGATGGGCCGCCTGGACGACCGCGAGCGGATGGTCCTGCAGCTGCGGTTCGGCCTCGAGGGCAACGTGCCCCAGACGCTCACCGAGATCGGCCGGCGGATGGGCGTGACCCGCGAGTGGGTCCGCAAGATCGAGGTCCGCGCCGTCAGCAAGCTCGCCGCCGCCGCCGCCGCCCCGGCCGGCTCCGCCCCTTGCTCCTCCGCCAAGGCCTCCGCCCCCCGCCGCGGCCCTCGCCGCATCGCCGCCCGCCGCGAGCTCGCCGTCAGCCACTCCGCCTGA
- a CDS encoding RNA polymerase sigma factor, whose translation MRELPDISELLSRAKAGDEAAIREFVAEFEPEVRIMVRGRLPRLLRTQFDSMDFVQSVWESFFTDLRERSQDFENVRHLRKFLAAVARNKVFEQHRRLTRTEKYTLAKEERLYVRRGGREVGRDFPSPEPTPSQAVQAADRMAQLTAGCTPKEVEVIRLRHDGLTNEDIAERTGLGERTVRRIIEAARARMEGRR comes from the coding sequence ATGCGAGAACTCCCGGACATCTCCGAGCTCCTCTCGAGGGCCAAGGCGGGGGACGAGGCCGCGATCCGCGAGTTCGTGGCGGAGTTCGAGCCGGAGGTCCGGATCATGGTCCGCGGCCGGCTGCCGCGGCTGCTCCGCACCCAGTTCGACTCGATGGACTTCGTGCAGTCGGTCTGGGAGAGCTTCTTCACGGACCTTCGGGAGCGGTCGCAGGACTTCGAGAACGTCCGGCACCTCCGCAAGTTCCTGGCGGCGGTGGCCCGCAACAAGGTGTTCGAGCAGCACCGCCGGCTGACGCGGACCGAGAAGTACACCCTGGCGAAGGAGGAGCGGCTCTACGTCCGCCGGGGGGGCCGCGAGGTGGGTCGCGACTTCCCGTCGCCGGAGCCGACGCCCAGCCAGGCGGTGCAGGCGGCGGACCGGATGGCGCAGCTGACCGCCGGCTGCACCCCGAAGGAGGTGGAGGTCATCCGGCTCCGCCACGACGGCCTGACCAACGAGGACATCGCGGAGCGGACGGGCCTCGGCGAGCGGACCGTGCGGCGGATCATCGAGGCGGCGAGGGCACGGATGGAGGGCCGGCGATGA